Proteins encoded together in one Streptomyces umbrinus window:
- the miaB gene encoding tRNA (N6-isopentenyl adenosine(37)-C2)-methylthiotransferase MiaB — translation MSSSDRSPAVDLTRTYEVRTYGCQMNVHDSERLSGLLEDAGYVRAPDGSDGDADVVVFNTCAVRENADNRLYGNLGRLAPMKTKRPGMQIAVGGCLAQKDRDTIVKKAPWVDVVFGTHNIGKLPVLLERARVQEEAQVEIAESLEAFPSTLPTRRESAYAAWVSISVGCNNTCTFCIVPALRGKEKDRRTGDILAEIEALVGEGVSEITLLGQNVNAYGSDIGDREAFSKLLRACGKIEGLERVRFTSPHPRDFTDDVIAAMAETPNVMPQLHMPMQSGSDTVLKAMRRSYRQERYLGIIDKVRAAIPHAAITTDIIVGFPGETEEDFEQTLHAVREARFAQAFTFQYSKRPGTPAATMEGQIPKKVVQARYERLVALQEEISWDENKKQVGRTLELMVAEGEGRKDGATHRLSGRAADNRLVHFTKPDEEVRPGDVVTVEITYAAPHHLLAEGPTLKVRRTRAGDAWDKRNATEAAKPAGVMLGLPKIGAPEPLPVATGSGCGCD, via the coding sequence ATGAGCAGCAGCGACCGGAGCCCGGCAGTGGACCTGACGAGAACGTATGAAGTACGCACTTACGGATGTCAGATGAACGTCCACGACTCGGAACGGCTCTCCGGACTGCTCGAGGACGCCGGATACGTACGCGCGCCCGACGGTTCCGACGGTGACGCCGACGTCGTCGTCTTCAACACCTGCGCGGTGCGGGAGAACGCCGACAACCGTCTCTACGGGAACCTCGGCAGGCTCGCGCCGATGAAGACGAAGCGGCCCGGCATGCAGATCGCCGTCGGTGGCTGCCTCGCCCAGAAGGACCGCGACACCATCGTGAAGAAGGCGCCCTGGGTGGACGTCGTCTTCGGTACGCACAACATCGGCAAGCTGCCCGTCCTCCTGGAGCGCGCCCGCGTACAGGAAGAGGCGCAGGTCGAGATCGCCGAGTCGCTCGAAGCGTTCCCCTCGACGCTGCCGACCCGCCGCGAGAGCGCGTACGCGGCCTGGGTCTCCATCTCCGTCGGCTGCAACAACACGTGCACCTTCTGCATCGTCCCGGCGCTGCGCGGCAAGGAGAAGGACCGCAGGACCGGCGACATCCTCGCCGAGATCGAGGCCCTGGTCGGCGAGGGCGTCTCCGAGATCACGCTGCTCGGGCAGAACGTAAACGCTTACGGTTCCGACATCGGCGACCGTGAGGCCTTCAGCAAGCTGCTGCGGGCCTGCGGGAAGATCGAGGGCCTGGAGCGCGTGCGCTTCACCTCGCCGCACCCGCGCGACTTCACGGACGACGTCATCGCCGCGATGGCCGAGACACCGAACGTCATGCCGCAGCTGCACATGCCGATGCAGTCCGGTTCGGACACCGTCCTGAAGGCGATGCGCCGCTCGTACCGGCAGGAGCGCTACCTCGGGATCATCGACAAGGTCCGCGCCGCGATCCCGCACGCCGCGATCACCACCGACATCATCGTGGGCTTCCCCGGCGAGACCGAGGAGGACTTCGAGCAGACCCTGCACGCGGTCCGCGAGGCCCGCTTCGCGCAAGCGTTTACGTTCCAGTACTCCAAGCGTCCCGGCACACCGGCGGCGACCATGGAGGGGCAGATCCCCAAGAAGGTCGTGCAGGCGCGCTACGAGCGTCTCGTCGCCCTCCAGGAGGAGATCTCCTGGGACGAGAACAAGAAGCAGGTCGGCCGCACCCTGGAGCTGATGGTCGCCGAGGGCGAGGGCCGCAAGGACGGCGCCACCCACCGCCTCTCCGGCCGCGCCGCCGACAACCGGCTGGTGCACTTCACCAAGCCCGACGAGGAGGTGCGCCCGGGTGACGTGGTGACGGTCGAGATCACGTACGCGGCCCCGCACCACCTCCTGGCGGAGGGCCCCACCCTGAAAGTGCGCCGCACGCGCGCGGGGGACGCCTGGGACAAGCGCAACGCCACCGAGGCCGCGAAGCCGGCGGGCGTCATGCTGGGCCTGCCGAAGATCGGTGCGCCGGAGCCGCTGCCGGTCGCCACGGGCAGCGGGTGCGGCTGCGACTGA
- a CDS encoding TAXI family TRAP transporter solute-binding subunit, translating to MFQALSRIGRRRALQGSAGAFVAFGLLLWWLLPLGKSSPGGTVSFSTGSASGVYQLYGTLLQEALAKDMPRLKVELEGSVGSQQNVQRVATGQADFTIAAADAVAKYKREGGRGAELLRGCARLYDDYVHVIVPQSSPVETIAELKGKRVAVGPRGSGVRLIAEHVLEAAGLDLDKDIQPVSVGIGDMPKLLETKKIDAFFWSGGLPTKAVSDLSNRSDIRLLQITPDLVEELHKQGQEAEYYRSAVMPADAYPRAQSGESVQTVAVANLLVTRAGTDTELTEGMTRTVIHSRDRIGEKVHAAQRVDLRTAIYTDPLDLDEGASRYYRSVKP from the coding sequence ATGTTCCAGGCACTTTCCCGTATCGGCAGACGCCGGGCCCTGCAGGGTTCGGCCGGCGCCTTCGTGGCCTTCGGGCTGCTCCTGTGGTGGCTGCTGCCCCTGGGCAAGAGCTCACCGGGCGGGACGGTGTCCTTCAGTACGGGATCGGCGTCCGGCGTGTACCAGCTGTACGGGACGCTGCTGCAGGAGGCGCTCGCGAAGGACATGCCTCGTCTGAAGGTGGAGCTCGAAGGAAGCGTGGGCTCGCAGCAGAACGTGCAGCGGGTCGCCACCGGGCAGGCAGATTTCACCATCGCGGCCGCCGACGCGGTGGCGAAGTACAAGCGGGAGGGCGGCCGGGGCGCGGAACTGCTCCGCGGCTGCGCCCGGCTGTACGACGACTACGTGCACGTGATCGTCCCCCAGAGTTCCCCCGTGGAGACCATCGCGGAGCTGAAGGGCAAGCGGGTCGCGGTGGGGCCGCGCGGCTCCGGGGTGCGGCTGATCGCCGAGCATGTGCTGGAAGCGGCCGGCCTCGACCTGGACAAGGACATCCAGCCGGTGTCCGTCGGCATAGGAGACATGCCGAAGCTGCTCGAAACGAAGAAGATCGACGCCTTCTTCTGGTCCGGCGGGCTCCCGACGAAAGCCGTGAGCGACCTCTCGAACAGGTCCGACATCAGGCTGCTCCAGATCACCCCCGACCTCGTGGAGGAGCTGCACAAACAAGGGCAGGAAGCCGAGTACTACCGGTCCGCCGTCATGCCGGCTGATGCCTATCCCCGTGCCCAGTCCGGGGAGTCCGTACAGACGGTGGCGGTGGCGAACCTGCTGGTCACCCGGGCGGGAACGGACACGGAGCTGACCGAGGGGATGACCCGCACGGTGATCCACAGTCGCGACCGCATCGGCGAGAAGGTGCACGCGGCACAGCGTGTGGACCTGCGGACCGCCATCTACACCGATCCCCTGGACCTGGACGAGGGCGCGAGCCGCTATTACCGCTCGGTCAAGCCGTAG
- a CDS encoding sensor histidine kinase, producing MRARLLPLLIVLMAAVLLALGVPLAVSLAAAQQQKVVVDRIDDTARFASLAQFVTDPPKGSRVESSDERLNTLGRELIKYNGLYGIKVGVFYRDTIMAKAPVDWYIPVKGEARDAFDEAFQSRRSHDPAQVWPWQRDRLVVASPVIRDGDVIAVVVTDSPTGQMRSKILRGWLVIGVGEIAAMLLALSAALRLTGWVLRPVRVLDATTHDIATGRLKSRVAAAGGPPELRRLARSFNEMADNVEDVLEQQRAFVADASHQLRNPLSALLLRIELLALELPEGNEEIASVRTEGKRLAQVLDDLLDLALAEHAEADLRLTDIGELTAERVASWSPVADDKGVRLVGTCPATTAWADPVALSSALDAVIDNALKFTPEGESVEVEVASNGQVSTIVVTDLGPGLSDEELTRVGDRFWRSPGHQNIKGSGLGLSISRALLAAGGGAITYEHHEPHGLKVTVSVPRTVPGS from the coding sequence GTGCGCGCACGTCTCCTCCCGCTGCTCATCGTCCTGATGGCGGCCGTACTGCTCGCCCTCGGCGTCCCCCTCGCCGTCAGCCTGGCGGCCGCCCAGCAGCAGAAGGTGGTCGTCGACCGGATCGACGACACGGCCCGTTTCGCGTCCCTCGCACAGTTCGTCACCGACCCGCCGAAGGGGTCCCGGGTCGAGTCCTCGGACGAGCGCCTCAACACGCTCGGCAGGGAACTCATCAAGTACAACGGGCTGTACGGCATCAAGGTCGGCGTGTTCTACCGCGACACCATCATGGCCAAGGCGCCCGTGGACTGGTACATCCCCGTGAAGGGCGAGGCCCGCGACGCCTTCGACGAGGCCTTTCAGAGCCGCCGCAGCCACGACCCCGCACAGGTCTGGCCGTGGCAACGGGACCGTCTCGTCGTGGCGTCCCCCGTCATCCGGGACGGTGACGTCATCGCCGTCGTGGTCACCGACTCGCCCACCGGGCAGATGCGCTCGAAGATCCTGCGCGGCTGGCTGGTCATCGGCGTCGGAGAGATCGCCGCGATGCTCCTCGCGCTCAGTGCCGCGCTGCGCCTGACCGGCTGGGTACTGCGACCCGTACGCGTCCTCGACGCCACCACCCACGACATCGCGACCGGCCGCCTGAAGTCCCGTGTCGCGGCCGCGGGAGGGCCGCCGGAACTCAGACGCCTGGCCCGGTCGTTCAACGAGATGGCCGACAACGTCGAGGACGTGCTGGAACAGCAGCGCGCCTTCGTCGCCGACGCCTCGCACCAACTGCGCAACCCGCTGTCCGCCCTGCTGCTGCGCATCGAGCTGCTCGCCCTGGAACTCCCCGAGGGCAACGAGGAGATCGCCTCCGTCCGCACCGAGGGCAAGCGCCTCGCCCAGGTCCTGGACGACCTCCTGGACCTCGCCCTCGCCGAACACGCCGAGGCGGACCTGCGGCTCACCGACATCGGCGAGCTGACCGCCGAGCGCGTGGCGTCCTGGTCGCCGGTCGCCGACGACAAGGGTGTACGACTCGTCGGGACCTGCCCCGCCACGACTGCCTGGGCCGACCCCGTCGCGCTCTCCAGCGCCCTGGACGCGGTGATCGACAACGCGCTGAAGTTCACCCCCGAAGGAGAGTCCGTCGAGGTCGAGGTGGCCTCCAACGGCCAGGTCTCGACCATCGTCGTCACCGACCTCGGTCCCGGACTCAGCGACGAGGAACTCACCCGCGTCGGCGACCGCTTCTGGCGCAGCCCCGGCCACCAGAACATCAAGGGCTCGGGCCTCGGCCTGTCCATCTCCCGGGCCCTGCTTGCGGCGGGCGGCGGCGCCATCACGTACGAGCACCACGAGCCGCACGGCCTGAAGGTGACGGTGAGCGTGCCGCGGACGGTGCCGGGATCCTGA
- a CDS encoding response regulator transcription factor, with product MRLLLVEDDNHVAAALSAVLARHGFDVTHARSGEEALQALVPEGAGFGVVLLDLGLPDQDGYEVCGKIRKRTSIPVIMVTARADVRSRIHGLNLGADDYVVKPYDTGELLARIHAVSRRNVADETAAPGETALNLGPVRIELPTRQVSVDGSVVQLTRKEFDLLALLAQRPGVVFRREQIISEVWRTSWEGTGRTLEVHVASLRSKLRMPALIETVRGVGYRLVAPAA from the coding sequence ATGAGACTGCTCCTCGTCGAGGACGACAACCACGTGGCCGCCGCTCTGTCCGCGGTTCTCGCACGTCACGGCTTCGACGTCACCCACGCCCGCAGTGGCGAGGAGGCCCTCCAGGCGCTCGTTCCCGAAGGCGCCGGCTTCGGAGTGGTGCTCCTCGACCTCGGCCTGCCCGACCAGGACGGCTACGAGGTCTGCGGCAAGATCCGCAAGCGCACCAGCATCCCCGTGATCATGGTCACCGCGCGCGCAGACGTGCGCTCCCGGATCCACGGCCTCAACCTCGGCGCCGACGACTACGTGGTGAAGCCGTACGACACGGGGGAACTCCTCGCCCGTATCCACGCCGTCAGCCGGCGCAACGTCGCCGACGAGACCGCGGCCCCCGGCGAGACCGCACTGAACCTGGGCCCCGTACGGATCGAACTGCCCACCCGTCAGGTCAGCGTGGATGGTTCGGTTGTACAACTGACCCGCAAGGAGTTCGACCTTCTCGCGCTCCTCGCCCAGCGTCCCGGTGTGGTGTTCCGGCGGGAACAGATCATCAGCGAGGTCTGGCGCACCAGTTGGGAGGGGACCGGCCGCACCCTGGAGGTGCACGTCGCGTCGCTGCGCTCCAAGCTGCGCATGCCGGCCCTGATCGAGACCGTGCGCGGCGTCGGGTACCGGCTCGTCGCGCCCGCCGCGTAG